ACATTCTACCAGACATGATCTATACAGAAGAGCACCTAATCTAATggcactttaaaataaatgtaattcagtagaaacaaacaaacaatgaagcTGTAACATTGCAAGAGGAACACAGTATAGCTGCTGACAAGGACAACCCTGACCTGTGTGTTTCTGGCTTGCAAATACATGCATACACCTGAACGCACTGGGAATTCCTTTCAAAAATGAAATGCTGTTCGAAGTGTGTTTTGGAATTAGTGTTGCCGGGACTAACCATTGAGACAAACACGCGGAATGTATTTAACTTAACAAGAAACCACagccttttaaaaaatgcatgttcCTGCAATACATCTTATAAACTGTGTGTTTGGTATGATGCGCTGCTAGAATGGAACCTGCACGTCATCATACACCAGATCGCATTATCACCTGCTGGTGtgctatttaaaaacaatacaagttCACTGTTAATCCACCTCAGATGAAGTTTTCATTGATTCAGTTACACGTTCTGATTAGTTCAGTTAATCAGTGCTATAAGCTGAATGTACTTGTCAATGCAACGCACCTGTTCCTCTATGACTACGGGGGCTGTGTCACAGGTTAATAATACTCAGATCTGTATTCAAGACATCCCTTTCACAGCTGATTATCTCAAACTGTAGAAAAGACATTTCAAACATGTAAATAGCCCTCTAAGTGTAttggttatttgtttatttatttatttattttatcttagGGTGCAATAAAGTATTTTCCTACAATAAACTTGGGCTCCAGTCTTCCCTTTAGCAATCAGAATCTTCTTTGCTGTGTGTCTGAATGGCACTGCTTTTGATCCCCATCTTGCTTATTGGACACAGCAGAGAATTGCCTTCTGCAGCCTGTCAGGTTTCTACTTGATTGTCTAGAGCTCCAGGATCTTTTCAGAAGAAAAGGACATTTCAAAGTACTGCAAAACAAAGTATTTAAAAAGGAGTCTTCAGCCCAGGATTTCAAACCTGATGTCAGCTTGAACATTCATTTACAGAATACAGTTGTCAAAAGTGTGCTGCACTTAGCAACTCAATTAGCCCTCTGTGCGGTCTAATTAAAGCAAAGCAAGCCTGTGTTCAGATCCTAATAGAATGCCAAATTCTTCAGGTGGACAACAACATTGAAGAGATTCCTCCTTGAGCGCCTGCTCTCTATTAAGCATTGTAACAGCTGGAGTCGTTTCATTAATTAATGTGTTGCCCAAAGTAAGGGGAGAGTAGACTGCTGTGGGGTGATGTGGATCCTGCCTACCTCAGCTAATGAGACCCAGATCTGAGTCTATATTGAttgttcaataatcacaaattcGCTAGATTGCTACTTTATTTTGAATACAGATCTAGTTGATGATGTCTCTATTAACACACTGTTCTGTAGCGCATTTCCTGTAGTTTATGTACATTTATTATACCAAGATAAGGTCTTGGCAAGTCATTTGTTTAACTGATACAGCAGTGAAGCTGTTTACCAACCATAGCCTTCTTATCTCATTTTATGAATAATCCCCATTCACCCTGGCTTCAGCACATGACAAAAACACAGCAATGTATTCCACAACATTCTTTGATCAAGGCTGGTATGGAGACATGTAATCACCCCAGGCAGCAGATCTGTTTATCTGGACAAACCAGGTCCGATACACATATACATGACAAATATCAGGCAGGAGCCAGCACCAGCAGAAGGGCTGAAAAAAAGACAATTCCATGCCACTTGCCATTTTAGTTAAGAAAggtcatttaaataataattaccgTGTACATGTAGTCTACTGCCAGACTCAGGATTGGTGGATTTAATATCAAAAAGATATTAAGCAAATGGCAAGTACTCCAATTGAAAACCAAAAGGGCTGTATGTAGCAGAGCTGGTTACCTTTCTATTCTGACTTTTATTGTTAATCGTGACTTGTGTGCCAGACTCAACcttcattgaaaaataaataatccaaCTTTTTGAGGAAATGTATTTgaaacttcaaaaaaaaaaaaaaaaaaacctatcaaGAATTGTGAGGTGCGGGTTTGTTCATTTGGGCGTGTGAATATCTACTCTCTTGAATCATTTCCAATTATCAAAGCAGAAATTGTTTAGAAAGACAGGAAGCGAGATCTGTTCCTTTAAAAGAAAACCAAGCCACCCCAATACCCTGAAGAAAAACATGCTGGCCAAGCTTCGTCCATGTCAGTCACCTGTTCAGAAAACAATGCAGTGATTTATCATTcaatccccccaaaaaacacatgACTTTCTTTAATCCATTAATATGTATAGTACATGCTTTCTGGTTACTTAACTCAGTTAGCTTTCTGTGTCACAAGAGAAAGGGATTCTTAACACATGTGGCAAATGCAAACCAAATGAAAACGCAAGTATTTGCAGCAGGACTGAGGTGATTAAAAGCATGAAGCAATCGCTCCTGCAGATCACGTCCTCTTCTATTCTGGAGCACATCTCCCATGCACAGAACAGCTCTACTAACTACAATCTGCTGTATAAAGCCATTCACAGCTTTACTAGCCATATGCACACCATACTGCAATTAGAAATACATAAACACTTCTATAACATTTTGATGCAGAAAATGATTGGGAAACTCTATGCAAGATACCATTGTCAACCCTATTTCTGTCTACATTGTGTTAAAATATTGAAATCAGAATTAAGTCTGACGAAAAAGCTCCTTCAAGACTGAGTTTAACTTGATATTGGGTGGGGCTGACAGTCAGAATTAAGCTCTGCCAAGGCTGGCTGATAGATTAATCAAATTAGTTGAACACTGACCAGGAGACAGTAATCAGACTTTACTGACAAAATAAAGTTTCAGTCACACAGTGCACCTGCACTTGCTTGCTGTCTATTTCTTATTTGTCATGGATACAGATCCTTGCCTGTCACAGCAGAGCTCTTAGCAAGGGCTTGGTCTCTGGTCTCTTTCATTGCAGCTGTTATTGAGCGTGTGCAAATCTTTCCAATTTAGTTTGTGTCTCATTTAACACAGAGGTAAACAGCCTTCTTGCCGACAACCCTAATATGCTTGTTACTGGTAACCTTTGCAGTGTTTGTCCTGAAAAATTCATTCGAGTGCTGTCATTGAATGTAGCATATTTCTGAAATctcaaatttaaaacaaagaccAATTGTTGTTTCTTCTGGAGCGTTTCAAAACGATCACATGCACTGTATATGGCAATATCTTAATATCATGTGGCTTCACTAATTGTGGACACAAACGACAAACTGTTCAAGTGAACGAGAGTGACGGTTACAGAACAGAACGCAGTTCAGGGCATTGCAGAGGAGTTAGAAGCCATCTTTGTTAAGGGGGTGGGGACAAAATTAAAAAACGTTATTTCTGGTCTCTTTGCCTGTTCCAAAACAACACACTTCATCCAGACTGAAAACACCAACAGTTTGCTTTTTTCTCCAGTGTAAAGGGCGAGTTGACAGAGACCACtttgaaatgttgtggcaggagtGCTCTGAATGCCATGGATGCATTCAGTAATGACACAGTGGTGTAAGCATTCAGGTCACCAGTGTAATTCTCTTGAGGGTTTATTACAGGCAGGTAAAAGAGCGTAGTGTGGAaatcatataattttttttttatttacttaaaataacaatgcataatatataTCATGTGTTAATGGATGCACTTGTGTGCATGTACAGTGAGAGCTAAAACGTTCTCTTCTGTGCAGAGATGGCAGCGGTAGAGGTCTTGTTCTCAGTAGCCAGGGTTCTCTGTTCTGTCTCCACTCCTAACGATCCTCCTGTCTCAAGCGATGAGCTGTCTACCCATCAGTTTTCTGTTTTATTAGCATTCTGTTATTTCTAGGGGAATTAGCCACGGGATATGCACAGCTATTTATAATGATGATGACGATGGcaataacaataatcataataaaaaacgCTCAGAGGAATGAAAGCTGCCATGTGAAACAATGGTGTCTCCTGTTTTCATGCTGTTATGTAATTCAAATGCTCTATATTTTTAATTGTGgcttttttttaggttttatttgGTGCTTTATATTTAATTGAACATCCACAATATGAACATGTTATTCTGTTGTGATTGCAATATTGCACCAGGACATCCTCAGGACATTCAGGTGTGCTGTTTAAACTTCATAGTGAGTTTCTTTTTGCCAAGGCTATCGGTAGGGTTTGATTGTCCTGAGTGACTGAGAGCATCAGTGATAGCCAGGAGCACCAAGCATTGGATAATCCCAATGCCCTGCATTCCAGAGCTGGCTGCTCGGGAGTTGTCTGCTTGGGACCTTGCTTGTGATAGGCTAGCGTTTAAACAAGACAGATGATAGTTAGCTCAGCCATGCCTTGGCAAGCTTTGTCTGCATGGTGCTGGAACGATCACACAACACTGGTGGGTCAAGGTGATATTCAAGCTGTAGAACTGTGCTGTTCTGTGTGACCTTACGAAGGAGCACACTGGCTGGGGAGAGACACCTCACCCTTAATCATGGACGATGTTGGGTTTTTGTTCCACCCACAACTTGCCTTGAACAAGCTGTTAATAATTCaaaccaatcctcagagagaGCAACACGCTGCCACATCTCTGATCTCTGCCAGCCTGTGAAGAAAACAGGGAGCTCAGCCAAACCACCTTAGAAACAACCTAGAAAGATGAAAGATGTCCGATTCCAAGCTGCGCACCACCGGACATTTCTACTTCTGTATGTAATACGGGCACACTCTTCAGGAAACGCACTCTTTCATTAGGGCAAAGAAGTTTGGCAGTGTTAGAATTTTGTTATTACAACACAACGGCATGCAGGTACATTACACAATAAAGACAGACCCCCGATAATGCCTTTCATCCACCTGGTCTACTGTTGCTACCCACTTTTAATTTCCCGTGGCACATGCTTTCCCAGGTGGCATATTTGTGAACTGGCTTAATGAAACAGCCAATAtcaatgagatatatatatatatatatatatatatatatatatatatatatatatatatatatatatatatatatatatgcatgcagaATCAGATTGGAATTTCAACAGAACTGTAACTGATATACATGATATATTTACCTATATCTATAAATTGCTAATTTCGCCTCAGTCTAAGTGCTTTGCAACACATAAGCCATTGGTTGCGTTCGCATTCTCAGCACCTCCTGATCTTGCATTACCTGCTAATTGCTGTGTAAATATACTGTGCACATTTTCAATAAGAACCatgaatgcatttccttattaAGCATCAAATTAACCTCAGATGAGTTTCCTCACTTTTCCCAGCGTTGTGTGCACCCCCCAGAGGCAGTACATAGCTGTAGTTAAGACAATAACCATTCATACTTTTCATAATTAAGGTAGCGTTCACAATTGCTTCACTTTTCTTCAAACAAATGTTTATCTAGCGTTTATGCTGCGTCTTGTAATGTCTTTCAATGATTGGGTCATCTCGGTTAAACTGCAACACATCAGAAGGAATTATATCTGAATGTCATCCGATGAGAACCACCAGACCAGCAGTTTCACGCATCACCTGCCCCCATTAAACTTTACCGTGACAAACGAGCTCTGACATATCACAAGCTGGTATACTGTTTGCACAGAAGTCACTAACCCTAATTGACTTTCCTGGGTTCCTGAAGACATGATTTGTGCCACTCTAAATTATTTCAGAGGATTTTATTGGAAGGAATGTTGGCAAACTTAATGTGGGCCCCAAACAAGTCATTGGATTGCAGATGTATGTCCTGTAAAAGCAGATCGAAAATCAGCACGCTACACCTTGTCATCTGCCGCAATGTCTGTGCAACGTTTCAGTGCATCAATGCCTTCTCACTGGTGGAACTTACCTGCAGGTCACATCTCGCCCACTTCCTCTTTCATTACAGGTGGACAACTTCACGTTTCGTGCTGAGGGGGCGGGGTGCTTTTTGTATGGCAAGTTTTAGGGCATTTCAAGGAGAATTGTTACTGTCTTTCATGTTGCGCATGACATCGCAACTCACTTCAATGTCTGGGTGCTCTGGACCTGCTGGCTTCACAGATTCACACAGCATTCGGAATTTAGAATTAGACCTTTTGAATCACATTCCATGcacttttctttaaaacaaaatatcacCCGTTAAAGGgagtaaagggggggggggctgatttGTTTGAATATTGAACATAACATTTTCATTTGACACTAATCTCATTTGACTCTGCTGTGAGTAAAATCTTCCCATTTCATTGCAAAAAACAGATAGATTCATTCAAAACACTTCATGGTTCATCTGACACCAGTTTCAGTGTATAGAGAGATAGTGGGAACAAACACGCCTGGGCCCTGCCTTGACATTTCCAGGCACAATCAGATCAGAATTCAGATCAGATTGAAATCTCTGTACTGTATGGGTGGAGTGCAGACCTGCAGCCTCTCAGCATTTGTTTTACAGGATCCTGGTAGGAGTTCCAGTTGAGGAATTGTTCAGGTTCCAGTGCCAATTCCAAGCGAATGACAACTGCAGTGTTTTAAACAGTATTGCCTTGAGACTTGAGGGGCCTGGGAACTCCACAAGAATCCATCTGGCAAAGCAAACCAGAGCAGTGTATTCAGAGTCCCCGAGATAACATGGCAGCCCTAAAAACAAGGTCAGGTCTATCCATATGGGCCAGAGATCAGAATGAGGCTCTTCTCCTCTCCACCAGGGGCTCTCATTGGACCAGAAGAACCTCTGAAGTTGACAGTAATGCATTCAGCCAGTTCCAGGGCAGCAGGAGGCATCTGGATAGAACTGGTGCTTTTCCTAATTCAGTTCAAATTGCTTAGTTTCCAATGTTATCAGAGAATGAGCCATTTTGGCAGATGTGGATAAGGTGTATTTAGAAACAGAGTCGCCACTGTTTTCTAAGGCCTTCGTGTTGGTTTTTAATTTAGCATAACAAGCTTTACAACtctaaataaataacactgatTCGATAATGCTGACTACCACCCATGAAATAAACAATGCTTCTTATGTTTAATAAAGGCATTGCAAAGTGCTCGTGGCTTGTTTGTCATGCTTTTGGAAATGGTTCTGATGTCATAACTAACCGTGTctagcttatttttttttaaaattgcaatcATATGAAGATGCCTGGCATACTTAGAAGCCGCAACAGCTAAACAAAGGATAGTGGAGACGCTCATACTGTGCTGTGAAGGGAGGATAGTGGAGACGCTCACTGTGCTGTGAAGGGAGGATAGTGGAGACGCTCACTGTGCTGTGAAGGGAGGATAGTGGAGACGCTCATACTGTGCTTACGCACCTCACAGATTGTATCTACTATTCTAAAATGAATGTATTCTACTTCTATACACTTGTTCTTGACTAATACTGAGTGTTAATACTCCCTGAACAATTGTCTGCCTAATTATCTTCACAGGCCCAAATCACCAATCACACAGCCAGTGTCTCTTGAATTTAAAACTAATTTGATTTTGTTGTCTTGACAGACTCCTTAGGAAAAACCTGTTTCCCTTTTGAGTAACATTACATTGTAATGAACTAATAACCTCAGAGCCTTTGTGTCCCTCTAATACGAGCCGTCATCTCCCAAGGAAGAAAAAGGATGAAAAGGTTCTGGAATTTGAACTGCGTCTGTTACTTTAATTGCAGCACGCAGCGACATGGAGTTCATGAACAAGATGATGAAATAAAGcagcacattaataaaataattacttctTACCAACAGGCTCATTTTAGAAGGGAATACAACATTTAATCAGTTTTATGCTATTAAACCCTATTAAAAAGACCTCCTGATTTTCAGTAGTTGTTTCAAAGTGCAGCATAATATCTGGCCCAGGTTTTTACGCAGTGCTATCTTACAGATTGCTTTTTATCATTTGCGTAATGAGGCTGCCTTTTAAGCAGATTCCATTGGATTCCAGTGGCCTTCTAAGGACAGAAAGTGTCAAGAAACAAGCTTAATAAATCTCAGAAGCACTGCGCTGACAGCCCTGGCACGAGGGGCAGGGAAGGTGTCTTTCAAATTGTTTCAAGCTGTTGGAGGCCCAACCAGGGCACTGGAGTGGATGTCTGCAACAAGAGAGATACTGTGAAGCAGTCTGGCAAGATCTTCCTGTACAGAAAGGGTCTATTAGCTGTGAACTCAATTAGAAGTGCATGATAATTAAAGTTCATATGCACACTGGGTTGCCTTAGGTAATTAGGAAATTACTGAATAAGATTGTTTTAAAGGAAATATTTAAGTTCTGGCTGGAGGTTTAATTGGATTAATTAAACAATTTGAGCGATGTAAGCGTTTCATCCATGCATCATAACTGCTGGATTATATAAACCACAGAGTCAACTCAAACGATCCAATGGTTTCTATTCAGCGTTTTTGTTACTCCATGATGTCCCTGAATCATGGAGTAAAGCTTGCAAGCTGGAGTGATGAGCGGTGTAAACGATTCATccatgcatcacaactgctggaTTAAATAAACCACAGAGTCAACTCAAAAGATCCATTAAGAGCACCCTGGGGTTGCAGATAGACTGTGATCCTCATTCAGGTGCAGTGTGGGTTATGTAAGTATGGGTGagtgaaataataacaataagcaaTTCCCATAACTGAACTGTGTCTTTTTTCTGGTTATTAGGATAAGAAATGACAGCCTGGCTCTTTTATTTCTGGCTAACAATgtgaaatatttttatttctgtgcttGGGACAGCAACAGtaagctagtttttttttttaataacagctGGGGGAACAGGTTACCCTACTCTGTTCCTTCTCACATGCTGCAATGATAAAACgacttctttcttttccttttcttctGCAGGTAACATCTTCGTCGTCAGTCTGTCTGTAGCAGACATCGTGGTGGCAGTATATCCTTACCCTCTGGTCCTAATGGCAATCTTCCACAATGGATGGAAAATGGGAGACATTCATTGCCAGGTCAGCGGCTTCGTAATGGGGCTCAGCGTCATTGGATCGATCTTCAACATCACTGCGATCGCCATCAACCGTTACTGCTATATCTGCCACAGCCTCCAATACGACCGACTGTACAGCATGAAGAGTACGTGCTGCTACCTGTGCCTGACGTGGCTTCTTACTGCCATCGCCACCGTGCCAAACTTCTTTGTAGGGTCCTTGCAGTTCGACCCCCGAGTGTTTTCCTGTACATTTGCCCAGACGGTCAGCCCCTACTACACAATAGCAGTGGTAGTAATCCATTTTATAGTACCTCTACTAGTGGTCTCTTTTTGCTACTTGAGGATTTGGGTCTTGGTCATTCAGGTTAAAAACCGCGTCAAGCCAGACACGAAGCACAAACTGAAGCCCAGTGACCTGCGCAACTTCCTCACCATGTTCGTAGTCTTTGTCCTGTTCGCTGTGTGCTGGGCACCCTTGAACTTCATCGGATTAGCAGTGGCCATCGACCCACTGGCGGTCGCGCCAAATATCCCAGAGTGGCTCTTTATCATGAGCTACTTCATGGCGTACTTCAACAGCTGCCTCAACGCTGTCATATACGGGCTCCTCAACCAAAACTTCCGCAAAGAATACAAAAGAATACTGCTAGCGCTGTGCGCCCCGCGGACTCTCTTCATGGACACGTCCAAGTGTGGGACAGAGGGCATGAAGAGCAAGCATTCGCCTGCAGTAACAAACAACAATCTAGTAGAAATACACctgtaaatgcattattttcaTTGAATTCATCTCTCAACTTGCTCCTCTTAAGTACAAAGTTCTGTGCAGCTTTATTATTACATATGTTTttgtattcttattcttattcttcttcttataatTCTTATCATCACTGTGTGCCTGTACTGTTTCATGTTAGCCATGGTTGATTCAGCTTGGGTGGTTTTCCACCCCTGTCCTGGCCAATGGGGGTGGAGGTTCACTGAAAGAGATTATGGTCATTAAAAGTTAAACCCGTTTGGAATGGTGCTGTTCATGTATCTCAAGCTGTTATCCTGATGCTTTCTTGCTGAAACTCACAATGTACTCAAACCCCAACTCTGTACTGCTGCAATGAAGGAAACCAAGCTTGCGCTAATACTGTGAGCTTGGGAACACTGTCATTTGTGCAATGGCTAACCATTAGTCAGTAAACCAGTGGGTTTACAAATAACATCATTTGATAAACCTGGCAAATGATGATCTAAGATGACTCAGCAATGGGAAATGATAGAGCACACACAAGATAGGGTgtttaacaggtaagaaatgaaatactaCGAGGATGCAGAGAGTGTGAAGTATCTCTTTAAGTCTGGCTTATTCAATCAGATTTCAAAACTAAGCAAAACTGGCAGCCACTCTCAAGCTTAGCATTTCCTGCCCCTCTAAGGGTTAGCGCTGCTTCGTTTGAAACTGTGATCTGCCTGCTACAATCAGCCTGCAGACAGTTTGTTTCTCGTGAGATGCGAATTGAAAGCTCTTTTAGATATCATCCAGGATACTCATTAACAGCCTTCCCCTTGTTTAATGTGAAGGATGCATTTTCTCCATACAAAAGGGGACAGAAACTGTACATAGTGTACACTGGGCACATTGCATGCACTCTAAAAGCAGTGTCAAATTATCATGCTCATGGACAAGGAAAAAACATTTGCATTGTAATTATAACACATGTACACTCACGTTAAATTAACAGATCACAAGCccctcaaatgttttttttttttaacggttaACTGGATTTGAATCCATGGCTTGATGTCTGTCATAGGACTCTATTCAGCAGCTGCGGTGTGATACTCTATTTGCAGAGTTCAGGGTATTAGCTGTGGAGGCTGCTTCAGTGATCATGAATCTTGCCCATTTGTATTCATCCTTTCATCTGATATTGAAGATGCTTGCATGCTGGTTTCCTTTCTGTATTGAACAGTAACCGATAAGATAGCTAATTTAATAATTGCCTGCAACATTTCGGTTTCTGGGCTTTTTCAGACAGTATCGAGTAAATTAAGCTTACTGATTTCATCTAGACTGGCATTGTTTTTTTACAACGTTAAGCTTTCTAAATGAAGTGCATTGCCTCTTTATCTAAACGGTGAGTTATCTATCACTTGCTTTGCGTCTTTACACATTTATATGCAGGCTCTCACCCTGTCGGATCCAAGCTCTTCTTGCAAAGTGTTGGTTGCTATTTTTCTGTAGGTACGAATAAGTATAAAACTGTAGTCTGATGATGTTGCAAAGATTTAAAAACCCTTTCTTACTTCTCATTAGCAAAACAACTTTCTTGACCCCCAGTTTTTCCCCTTTTTGTCTGTGATTGAATGCAGTGTCTGCTTACTGTCCCAAAACTGCCGGTCTTGTGATCCCAAATGATGCCTGCTGAATTCCAATGTACAGTAAAGGGAGTTTAGAGTTTCAGAAGGGAGTCCTAATGTGTGCTGCACAGGGCGTAGATGCTAAGTTCAATTGATTTAAAGTGATAATGGATATGCAAGGAAACTGTTATGCAAATGGAAGgtaatgaaatgttttttctgAAGACCTGCTTATTACTCCATTATGGTAAGTGAGCCTACGTTGCACTACTCTCTTAACAGAATGGCTGTTGCTTGACtcactttaaatgcacgtgcaagCTCTGGGAAAAGAAGCCAGATTATTGTGGGTTACTAATTGTAATTACAATGACTTTCAGTTAAATGCCACATACAACAGGTGCATAGTTGCAATTGACACATGGAATTTATATAAAATTgagtctgttcttttttttaagttacagtaaaaacaaacccATCCTTTGAGGTACAGTTTCATAATGGACTTGATCATACAAGGGTGACTTGTAGTACCTTTCCTGCACACTAGGGGTGTAACGATACACTAATCTCACAATACGATACTCATCACGATAAGCAGGTTGAGATACAATATGTATtacgatacatgtgatggtccagatgggctacttgtatgatgcatagtAAGAgcaattattaatttaatgatGGACCATATGGAGAGAAATGGAGAGTATGTAtctataccatatatatataatacacacagatTCTTCATTCAAGAGCCGTAGGTGATCTACAGTGAGCTGtgctgttgtgcttttggtcttgtatcacgatacagaCGACACAGACCTCTATAATGATACGATACTTAATGTAAAGCAAGGATCACGCTCTTCGCTACACACAGCTGGTACTGCTATTGCACGGGGATGTTTGATTTCTGTCGGTGTAAAATAAAAGATCAGTTAATACTTCCTTCATAAATGACTGACGCACACTTCTCTTTTAAAACAGCGACATTTCTTATgcatattttaaactgttttgtttggaTGTTGTCTTTTAAAAGCTGCTTCAAGTACAAATATTGATACATCTGAATATGCTAAAATAATTTACTGAATGTGCTGTTCAATGACTttcaaaatattgtattaaaccACCTATTATTGTACGTGCTTTTTCTACTATATGACAAGGTGAACTTTGACATTTTCATTGTTTCTGCCTTATGATATACAATCTCGGTGTGAATTACTGCTTATTGTACTTAATaacgtttgtatttttttttttttaagactcagtaataaaaataaaattgtgccAAATATAAaagtttctcttttttgtttgtttgatgatTTTGTTTCTAAATGTCAAATAAAGACGGCTTATTCTGAAGGATTCCCTCCCCTTTCTTTTTCAAACTAGTCCAGTTCTTTAATCCCCACCTGTCTCTCGGTGCAGTGGTGTGAGTGGAGCAGAGAGGAGCCTGGGCGCTAACCGGCCACCCCACGCACCGCAAGCAAGCGCCTGAACCAGCGTGCACCAGAGCTGGGCTCGTCTACATTCATGGTGTtacagcttttaacctcatcccaTATCAGACATTGGAATAATGTATCAGTGCACATGTATGTATTAAGTAACTACAGTGTAAATACACTGTAAcaagagacacttcatgtaaagtgttaccctgaaATGACATTTGCAGGTATACcctttaattgtttatttgcaGCTGTATTGGTTTCCCTGCATCATGATGCGACGGGATGCCTAGACTTCCTGGCTCGTTAACTTCCTCACAATGTACTGCTTTCAGGCTAGAAAGATGCTTAATTATAGTAGAAAGGTTTTCTGTAATAGACTACAGAAAGGCCTTGTTAAACAATCACCCAGACAGCATTTTAAATGAGCACGACGAAGTAGGAGGGGAAAGGCTTCTGATAGCTAATCTGCTGAGTCACCCCATCCTCTGAGTAACTCATTAGCGTGCGCTGCTTTCACTGCACTCGTCTGGCACTGTCCCACACACAGGACACCGTTCATCTTCAGAACATGTCCTATCATTTAAACACAGTGTTAACTCCCCTTGGAGAACTGGGACGTGCCTGCTCTAG
This genomic stretch from Acipenser ruthenus chromosome 16, fAciRut3.2 maternal haplotype, whole genome shotgun sequence harbors:
- the mtnr1c gene encoding melatonin receptor type 1C, with protein sequence MRRGASMELSEVNVSCLDCWSHGPNQSSIPVHRPSPGVTAALASVLIFTTVVDILGNVLVIMSVFRNKKLRNAGNIFVVSLSVADIVVAVYPYPLVLMAIFHNGWKMGDIHCQVSGFVMGLSVIGSIFNITAIAINRYCYICHSLQYDRLYSMKSTCCYLCLTWLLTAIATVPNFFVGSLQFDPRVFSCTFAQTVSPYYTIAVVVIHFIVPLLVVSFCYLRIWVLVIQVKNRVKPDTKHKLKPSDLRNFLTMFVVFVLFAVCWAPLNFIGLAVAIDPLAVAPNIPEWLFIMSYFMAYFNSCLNAVIYGLLNQNFRKEYKRILLALCAPRTLFMDTSKCGTEGMKSKHSPAVTNNNLVEIHL